From the genome of Mycetocola spongiae, one region includes:
- a CDS encoding F0F1 ATP synthase subunit epsilon: MAALTVSVVSAEQEVWSGEAVQVIARTVEGEIGILAGHEPLLAILASGEVRITLASGEKITATANDGFLSVENNSVSVVAGTAALSA; this comes from the coding sequence ATGGCCGCACTCACCGTCAGCGTCGTTTCGGCCGAACAGGAAGTCTGGTCGGGCGAAGCGGTTCAGGTGATCGCCAGAACCGTCGAGGGTGAGATCGGTATTCTTGCCGGTCACGAGCCGCTGCTGGCCATTCTGGCCAGCGGTGAGGTTCGGATTACCCTCGCCTCGGGTGAGAAGATCACCGCTACCGCCAACGATGGATTCCTCTCGGTTGAAAATAACTCCGTGAGCGTCGTTGCCGGAACCGCGGCTCTTTCCGCCTAG
- the atpD gene encoding F0F1 ATP synthase subunit beta, with the protein MTTTADATATEQKTASVGRVARVTGPVVDIEFPHDAIPGIYNALKTEITIGEETTVLTLEVAQHLGDDLVRAIALKPTDGIVRGQEVTDTGSPISVPVGDVTKGKVFNVLGEVLNAEPGEQLEITERWPIHRTPPPFDQLESKTQLFETGIKSIDLLTPYVQGGKIGLFGGAGVGKTVLIQEMIQRVAQDHGGVSVFAGVGERTREGNDLIHEMEEAGVFDKTALVFGQMDEPPGTRLRVALSALTMAEYFRDVQKQDVLLFIDNIFRFTQAGSEVSTLLGRMPSAVGYQPNLADEMGLLQERITSTRGHSITSLQAIYVPADDYTDPAPATTFAHLDATTELSREIASKGLYPAIDPLTSTSRIMDPRYLGEDHYRVATTVKSILQKNKELQEIIAILGVDELSEEDKITVSRARRIEQFLSQNTYMAKKFTGVEGSTVPLTETIESFDAIAKGEFDHVAEQAFFNVGGISDVEEKWAQIQKDNG; encoded by the coding sequence ATGACAACCACCGCCGATGCCACGGCGACCGAGCAGAAGACCGCGTCCGTCGGTCGCGTCGCTCGCGTCACCGGCCCGGTCGTTGACATCGAGTTTCCGCACGATGCGATCCCCGGGATCTACAACGCGCTGAAGACCGAAATCACGATCGGTGAAGAGACCACGGTCCTGACCCTTGAGGTTGCCCAGCACCTGGGTGACGACCTGGTTCGCGCCATTGCCCTGAAGCCCACCGACGGTATCGTCCGTGGCCAGGAAGTGACCGACACCGGTTCGCCGATTTCCGTACCCGTTGGTGATGTCACCAAGGGTAAGGTTTTCAACGTTCTGGGTGAGGTGCTGAACGCCGAGCCCGGCGAGCAGCTGGAGATCACCGAGCGCTGGCCCATCCACCGCACGCCCCCGCCCTTCGACCAGCTCGAGTCCAAGACTCAGCTGTTTGAGACCGGCATTAAGTCGATCGACCTTCTGACCCCCTATGTACAGGGTGGAAAGATCGGTCTGTTCGGTGGAGCCGGTGTGGGAAAGACCGTTCTGATCCAGGAAATGATCCAGCGTGTTGCGCAGGATCACGGTGGAGTTTCGGTCTTCGCCGGTGTGGGAGAGCGTACCCGTGAGGGTAACGACCTGATCCACGAGATGGAAGAGGCGGGCGTTTTTGATAAGACCGCCCTCGTCTTCGGCCAGATGGATGAGCCGCCGGGAACGCGTCTGCGCGTCGCCCTGTCGGCCCTGACCATGGCGGAGTACTTCCGCGATGTTCAGAAGCAGGACGTTCTGCTCTTCATCGATAACATCTTCCGGTTCACCCAGGCCGGTTCCGAGGTATCCACCCTTCTGGGTCGTATGCCCTCGGCCGTGGGTTACCAGCCGAACCTCGCGGACGAGATGGGTCTCCTTCAGGAGCGCATCACCTCGACCCGTGGTCACTCGATTACGTCGCTGCAGGCCATTTATGTGCCCGCCGATGACTATACCGACCCGGCTCCCGCCACCACCTTCGCCCACCTCGATGCGACCACCGAGCTCTCTCGTGAAATCGCCTCGAAGGGTCTGTACCCCGCCATCGACCCGCTGACCTCCACGTCGCGGATCATGGACCCCCGGTACTTAGGTGAGGACCACTACCGCGTGGCCACCACGGTCAAGTCCATCCTGCAGAAGAACAAGGAACTCCAGGAGATCATCGCGATCCTCGGTGTTGACGAGCTCTCCGAGGAAGACAAGATCACCGTATCGCGCGCCCGTCGTATCGAGCAGTTCCTGTCCCAGAACACCTACATGGCGAAGAAGTTCACCGGTGTAGAGGGTTCGACCGTTCCGCTCACGGAGACCATCGAGTCCTTCGATGCCATCGCCAAGGGTGAGTTCGACCACGTGGCTGAGCAGGCCTTCTTCAACGTCGGTGGAATCTCCGACGTCGAAGAGAAGTGGGCTCAGATCCAGAAGGACAACGGTTAA
- a CDS encoding YaaA family protein, translating into MLILLPPSETKRQDEPGAFLSPGTDMLAGLSFPELTPIRAELLADLGVLCADPEAAARALKLGPKLAHEVALNLGLRSAPLMPALQRYTGVLFDALDFDSLDAAARRYAAAHVLIQSAPLGPVGALEGIPNYRLSAAGRVPPTALKKRWAAAGNAALAGSGRFLLDLRSEAYAALSPLPAQGSSAYLRVVGVGSVSAGEPVRALNHFNKKTKGLLLRALLEDRPRCASAAGFIAWAQGRGFSVSERGSEILLEEIARL; encoded by the coding sequence GTGCTCATTCTGCTGCCTCCCTCGGAGACCAAGCGACAGGATGAGCCGGGGGCTTTTTTGTCCCCCGGCACGGATATGCTGGCGGGGCTGAGCTTCCCGGAGCTCACGCCGATTCGGGCGGAATTATTGGCCGATCTCGGGGTTTTATGTGCCGATCCCGAGGCCGCGGCCCGCGCACTCAAGCTCGGGCCAAAGCTGGCACACGAGGTGGCGTTAAACCTGGGGCTGCGCTCGGCCCCGCTGATGCCGGCGCTGCAACGCTATACCGGCGTGCTCTTTGACGCCCTCGATTTTGACTCCCTGGACGCGGCGGCGCGGCGCTATGCCGCGGCGCATGTGCTGATCCAGTCCGCGCCCCTGGGCCCCGTGGGCGCCCTTGAGGGCATCCCCAATTATCGGCTGTCCGCGGCCGGGCGGGTACCGCCCACGGCGCTCAAGAAGCGCTGGGCGGCCGCCGGGAATGCGGCGCTGGCGGGCAGTGGCCGTTTTCTCTTGGACCTGCGTTCGGAGGCCTATGCGGCGCTTTCGCCGCTGCCCGCGCAGGGGTCGTCCGCGTATCTGCGGGTGGTGGGTGTGGGAAGCGTCTCGGCGGGGGAGCCGGTGCGGGCGCTGAATCACTTTAATAAAAAGACCAAGGGCCTGCTGTTGCGGGCGCTGCTGGAGGATCGGCCGCGCTGCGCGAGTGCCGCCGGGTTTATTGCCTGGGCGCAGGGGCGGGGTTTTTCCGTGTCC